The following coding sequences lie in one Primulina huaijiensis isolate GDHJ02 chromosome 2, ASM1229523v2, whole genome shotgun sequence genomic window:
- the LOC140970718 gene encoding protein BPS1, chloroplastic-like isoform X1, translating to MIAFSDCEFAMTEVELYFVQFFIVALCSVVIKNYWSFPSSSCASSSYKFPVFNFPPRSRSYDALGETTCFSFMLSFMLCPFAVGAIRMSCPQGSVRAFLPFGNPLRMILPSRSHMSPKLVSMLNTFEETLAERLKKLIPANKEEVQHLSWMQCAIKSLFEIHTDVKALIAALELPIHRCDRMWTDVYFDTSNKLLEICTVLNHHIAQLRDGHFFLKCAVVELNSGSFVEARTSLDDWKQRVDAKNSRVYKCFSALDHLAHVPDRPNIKHSAKEKVLRQAIYGVEVATLFLASIFDASFSGSEKKLMDIKVPETYLWAENFIKLQSSMNTELRNIFSRGKVTVVNEREAVDASVEKLFLVLQNGVDSVETKVLQTLKLEFEKSSENFALGLDLLAKELNDLFKDVIRGRNDLLDDVRIAFNFMNRSPVNENIGQLVR from the coding sequence ATGATTGCATTTTCTGATTGTGAATTTGCTATGACTGAGGTTGAACTGTATTTTGTTCAATTTTTCATTGTGGCGCTGTGTTCTGTTGTAATAAAGAATTATTGGTCTTTCCCATCTTCATCCTGCGCCTCTTCGTCTTATAAATTTCCTGTGTTTAACTTTCCACCTAGGAGTAGGAGTTATGATGCACTTGGTGAAACAACTTGCTTTTCTTTTATGTTATCTTTTATGTTGTGTCCTTTTGCAGTTGGTGCAATCAGAATGAGCTGCCCACAGGGTTCAGTCAGAGCTTTTCTCCCATTTGGAAATCCTCTCCGAATGATATTACCAAGCCGCTCACACATGTCTCCCAAGCTCGTTTCTATGTTGAATACTTTTGAGGAGACACTGGCAGAGAGGCTTAAAAAACTTATTCCAGCCAACAAGGAAGAAGTACAACACTTATCATGGATGCAGTGTGCGATCAAGTCATTGTTTGAGATCCATACTGATGTGAAAGCTCTAATTGCTGCACTTGAACTGCCTATCCATCGTTGTGATCGCATGTGGACTGATGTGTATTTTGACACTAGTAATAAGTTGCTGGAGATTTGCACCGTTTTAAATCATCACATTGCTCAGCTGCGGGATGGTCATTTCTTCCTCAAATGTGCTGTGGTCGAATTGAACAGTGGTTCATTTGTGGAGGCACGCACATCCCTGGATGATTGGAAGCAGCGGGTTGATGCAAAGAATTCAAGAGTGTACAAATGCTTTTCTGCATTGGATCATCTTGCCCATGTGCCAGACCGGCCAAATATTAAGCATTCTGCAAAGGAAAAGGTGTTGAGGCAAGCTATCTATGGAGTCGAGGTGGCGACTCTTTTTCTAGCTAGCATCTTTGATGCTTCATTCTCAGGTTCTGAGAAGAAACTGATGGACATTAAAGTTCCTGAGACTTACCTATGGGCTGAAAATTTTATCAAGCTTCAGTCTTCCATGAATACTGAACTAAGAAACATATTCTCTCGTGGAAAGGTGACGGTCGTGAACGAGCGAGAAGCTGTTGATGCTTCTGTGGAGAAGTTGTTTCTGGTTTTGCAAAATGGTGTAGACTCTGTCGAAACCAAAGTGTTGCAAACATTGAAATTGGAATTCGAGAAATCATCTGAAAACTTTGCTCTAGGATTGGATCTTCTTGCAAAGGAGCTGAATGATTTGTTCAAAGATGTGATACGTGGACGAAATGATTTACTTGATGACGTTAGGATTGCTTTCAATTTCATGAATCGAAGTCCAGTTAATGAAAATATAGGTCAGTTAGTTAGGTGA
- the LOC140970721 gene encoding probable polygalacturonase isoform X1 — MNYLERSSFSGLKYIRSTYIYITSFSKLLNWIQILALVLGVLHGVGSRKARILESFEYSAISCRSHSASIEEFGGVGDGVTLNTNAFQEAVKQLSTFGSDGGAQLFVPAGKWLTGSFNLSSHFTLYLHSDAVLLASQDIDSWPVVDPLPSYGHGRDAAGGRYISLIFGSNLTDVVITGENGTIDGQGELWWQQFHRKKLKYTRPYLIEIMHSDNIQISNLTLVNSPSWNVHPVYSSNIIIQGITILAPITSPNTDGINPDSCTNTRIEDTYIVSGDDCIAVKSGWDEYGISYGMPTKQLLIRRLTCVSPYSAAIALGSEMSGGIEDVRAQDITALHTESGVRIKTAVGRGGYVKNIYVKGMSLHTMKWVFWMTGNYGSHADNHYDPNALPKITGINYRDVVAENASMAARLEGISGDPFTGICISNVTIGMALKAKKYPWTCIEVEGISSGVVPPPCNLLPDQGEERQGMCDFPSDTLAIDTVELQKCSYSMRYLS; from the exons ATGAACTACTTGGAGAGAAGCTCCTTTTCCGGCCTTAAA TACATTCGATCAACATATATTTACATCACATCATTTTCCAAATTGTTGAATTGGATTCAGATTCTTGCACTGGTCCTTGGTGTTCTGCACGGAGTTGGAAGCAGAAAGGCAAGAATTCTGGAGTCATTTGAGTATTCAGCCATCAGTTGCAGGAGTCACAGTGCATCAATAGAAGAATTTGGTGGGGTTGGAGATGGAGTTACACTGAACACAAATGCATTTCAAGAAGCAGTTAAACAGCTAAGCACATTTGGTTCAGATGGTGGGGCTCAGCTCTTTGTTCCTGCGGGTAAATGGTTAACCGGAAGCTTCAATCTTTCAAGTCATTTCACTCTATATCTCCATAGTGATGCAGTTCTTCTAGCCTCTCAG GATATAGATTCCTGGCCTGTTGTTGATCCCTTACCATCCTACGGTCATGGAAGAGATGCAGCCGGGGGCCGATACATCAGTCTCATCTTTGGGTCAAACCTCACTGATGTTGTGATCACAG GTGAAAATGGTACTATTGATGGTCAAGGTGAACTATGGTGGCAACAGTTTCACAGGAAAAAGCTAAAATACACAAGACCTTACCTTATTGAAATTATGCATTCAGACAACATCCAAATTTCCAATCTAACACTAGTGAATTCTCCATCGTGGAATGTTCACCCCGTTTACAGCAG CAATATAATTATTCAAGGCATCACAATCCTAGCTCCAATAACATCTCCGAACACAGATGGGATAAATCCAG ATTCTTGCACAAACACGAGAATTGAAGACACCTACATCGTCTCCGGAGATGATTGCATTGCAGTAAAAAGTGGGTGGGATGAATACGGTATAAGCTACGGGATGCCTACAAAACAACTACTAATTAGACGCCTCACCTGTGTTTCACCTTACAGTGCCGCCATAGCCTTAGGGAGTGAAATGTCAGGTGGGATTGAAGATGTGAGAGCTCAAGACATAACAGCCCTTCACACAGAATCGGGTGTCAGAATCAAGACAGCAGTAGGCAGAGGTGGCTATGTAAAAAACATATACGTGAAAGGCATGAGTTTACATACCATGAAATGGGTATTCTGGATGACCGGAAACTACGGCTCTCATGCTGACAACCATTATGATCCAAACGCGCTACCAAAGATAACTGGGATCAACTACCGGGATGTGGTGGCTGAAAACGCATCGATGGCAGCAAGACTGGAGGGAATCTCGGGTGATCCATTCACCGGGATCTGCATTTCTAATGTGACTATAGGGATGGCACTGAAGGCTAAGAAGTATCCATGGACTTGCATCGAGGTGGAGGGGATTTCGAGTGGGGTGGTGCCACCACCGTGTAATCTGCTGCCTGATCAGGGTGAAGAGAGACAAGGAATGTGCGACTTTCCTTCAGACACTTTAGCTATTGATACTGTAGAGCTACAGAAATGTTCCTACAGTATGAGATACCTGTCATAG
- the LOC140970717 gene encoding ascorbate transporter, chloroplastic-like: MRTRADFKSEELDIRESELESLVSAEGVSGAVFLEGVEQGKPWWEQFPKRWVMVLLCFCAFLLCNMDRVNMSIAILPMSKEYNWNSTTVGLIQSSFFWGYLLTQIVGGIWADKFGGKVVLGFGVVWWSTATMLTPLAARIGLPFLLVMRAFMGIGEGVAMPAMNNLLSKWIPVSERSRSLALVYSGMYLGSVIGLAFSPVLIYTFGWPSVFYSFGSLGTIWFAMWLSKAYSSPKEDPRLSTEEKALILGGSLSKEPVSKIPWKKILSKAPVWALIISHFCHNWGTFILLTWMPTYYNQVLKFNLTESGLLCVLPWLTMAVFANIGGWIADTLVSKGLSITSVRKIMQSIGFLGPAFFLTQLRKVNTPALAVLCMACSQGSDAFSQSGLYSNHQDIGPRYAGVLLGLSNTAGVLAGVFGTAATGYILQKGSWDDVFKVAVVLYIIGTLVWNFFTTGEKVLD, from the exons ATGAGGACTCGAGCGGACTTCAAATCTGAAGAGCTTGACATAAGAGAAAGTGAGTTGGAGTCCCTTGTATCAGCTGAGGGGGTAAGTGGAGCGGTATTTCTTGAAGGAGTTGAGCAAGGGAAACCATGGTGGGAGCAGTTCCCCAAGCGCTGGGTGATGGTGTTGCTTTGCTTTTGTGCATTTCTGTTATGCAATATGGACCGC GTGAACATGAGTATAGCTATACTTCCAATGTCAAAGGAATATAACTGGAACAGCACAACTGTTGGTCTAATTCAGTCTTCTTTCTTCTGGGGATATCTGCTCACACAG ATTGTTGGGGGCATTTGGGCTGATAAATTTGGTGGGAAGGTAGTTCTTGGTTTTGGAGTAGTTTGGTGGTCTACTGCTACAATGTTGACACCTTTAGCTGCCAGAATTGGGCTTCCCTTCTTGCTTGTCATGCGGGCCTTCATGGGAATTGGCGAG GGAGTTGCTATGCCTGCTATGAACAATTTGTTATCTAAATGGATTCCTGTCTCTGAGAGGAGCAGATCTCTTGCTCTAGTATACAGTGGCATGTATCTTGGTTCAGTGATAGGATTGGCGTTCTCGCCTGTATTGATCTACACTTTTGGGTGGCCATCTGTATTTTATTCCTTTGGATCTCTTGGAACCATCTGGTTTGCAATGTGGTTGAGCAAA GCATATAGCTCACCAAAAGAAGATCCACGTCTGAGTACAGAAGAAAAAGCACTGATCTTGGGAGGCAGCCTATCCAAGGAACCTGTCTCTAAAATTCCATGGAagaaaattctttcaaaagcaCCAGTTTGGGCTCTGATTATCTCCCATTTCTGCCATAATTGGGGAACATTTATCCTTTTAACTTGGATGCCTACCTACTATAACCAG GTGTTGAAGTTTAACCTCACCGAATCTGGACTACTGTGTGTGCTGCCGTGGCTAACCATGGCTGTTTTTGCTAATATAGGTGGTTGGATTGCTGATACCCTTGTGAGCAAAGGCCTTTCCATTACATCAGTTCGTAAG ATAATGCAATCAATTGGATTTCTAGGTCCAGCTTTCTTCCTAACACAGCTTAGAAAAGTGAATACACCTGCTTTAGCAGTGCTATGCATGGCCTGCAGTCAG GGATCTGATGCATTCTCTCAGTCCGGGCTATACTCGAATCACCAAGATATCGGGCCACGCTATGCT GGAGTTTTGCTGGGACTTTCTAACACAGCTGGTGTACTTGCTGGCGTCTTTGGTACTGCTGCAACTGGATACATACTCCAAAAAG GTTCTTGGGATGACGTGTTCAAAGTAGCCGTCGTGTTATACATCATTGGCACATTGGTGTGGAACTTCTTCACCACGGGTGAGAAAGTTCTCgactaa
- the LOC140970718 gene encoding protein BPS1, chloroplastic-like isoform X2, producing the protein MSCPQGSVRAFLPFGNPLRMILPSRSHMSPKLVSMLNTFEETLAERLKKLIPANKEEVQHLSWMQCAIKSLFEIHTDVKALIAALELPIHRCDRMWTDVYFDTSNKLLEICTVLNHHIAQLRDGHFFLKCAVVELNSGSFVEARTSLDDWKQRVDAKNSRVYKCFSALDHLAHVPDRPNIKHSAKEKVLRQAIYGVEVATLFLASIFDASFSGSEKKLMDIKVPETYLWAENFIKLQSSMNTELRNIFSRGKVTVVNEREAVDASVEKLFLVLQNGVDSVETKVLQTLKLEFEKSSENFALGLDLLAKELNDLFKDVIRGRNDLLDDVRIAFNFMNRSPVNENIGQLVR; encoded by the coding sequence ATGAGCTGCCCACAGGGTTCAGTCAGAGCTTTTCTCCCATTTGGAAATCCTCTCCGAATGATATTACCAAGCCGCTCACACATGTCTCCCAAGCTCGTTTCTATGTTGAATACTTTTGAGGAGACACTGGCAGAGAGGCTTAAAAAACTTATTCCAGCCAACAAGGAAGAAGTACAACACTTATCATGGATGCAGTGTGCGATCAAGTCATTGTTTGAGATCCATACTGATGTGAAAGCTCTAATTGCTGCACTTGAACTGCCTATCCATCGTTGTGATCGCATGTGGACTGATGTGTATTTTGACACTAGTAATAAGTTGCTGGAGATTTGCACCGTTTTAAATCATCACATTGCTCAGCTGCGGGATGGTCATTTCTTCCTCAAATGTGCTGTGGTCGAATTGAACAGTGGTTCATTTGTGGAGGCACGCACATCCCTGGATGATTGGAAGCAGCGGGTTGATGCAAAGAATTCAAGAGTGTACAAATGCTTTTCTGCATTGGATCATCTTGCCCATGTGCCAGACCGGCCAAATATTAAGCATTCTGCAAAGGAAAAGGTGTTGAGGCAAGCTATCTATGGAGTCGAGGTGGCGACTCTTTTTCTAGCTAGCATCTTTGATGCTTCATTCTCAGGTTCTGAGAAGAAACTGATGGACATTAAAGTTCCTGAGACTTACCTATGGGCTGAAAATTTTATCAAGCTTCAGTCTTCCATGAATACTGAACTAAGAAACATATTCTCTCGTGGAAAGGTGACGGTCGTGAACGAGCGAGAAGCTGTTGATGCTTCTGTGGAGAAGTTGTTTCTGGTTTTGCAAAATGGTGTAGACTCTGTCGAAACCAAAGTGTTGCAAACATTGAAATTGGAATTCGAGAAATCATCTGAAAACTTTGCTCTAGGATTGGATCTTCTTGCAAAGGAGCTGAATGATTTGTTCAAAGATGTGATACGTGGACGAAATGATTTACTTGATGACGTTAGGATTGCTTTCAATTTCATGAATCGAAGTCCAGTTAATGAAAATATAGGTCAGTTAGTTAGGTGA
- the LOC140970720 gene encoding uncharacterized protein, with product MSGTEEVKERTDADKSMPSPKQEEEAVKKKYGGIIPKKPPLISKDHERAYFDSADWALNKQGADKPKGPLEALRPKLQPTQQQTRYRKSPYAPSEGEDGNTASSDDAPTTE from the exons ATGTCGGGCACTGAGGAAGTCAAAGAACGAACAGATGCTGACAAGTCCATGCCATCACCAAAGCAAGAG GAGGAAGCTGTAAAGAAGAAATATGGTGGAATTATCCCCAAGAAACCACCTCTAATTTCAAAG GATCATGAAAGAGCCTATTTTGACTCTGCTGACTGGGCTTTGAACAAG CAAGGTGCAGACAAGCCCAAAGGACCACTAGAAGCTCTTCGGCCGAAGTTACAG CCAACACAACAGCAAACCCGATATCGTAAATCTCCTTATGCTCCATCAGAAGGTGAAG ATGGTAATACTGCTTCATCAGATGATGCGCCTACAACCGAATAA
- the LOC140970721 gene encoding probable polygalacturonase isoform X2 produces the protein MNYLERSSFSGLKILALVLGVLHGVGSRKARILESFEYSAISCRSHSASIEEFGGVGDGVTLNTNAFQEAVKQLSTFGSDGGAQLFVPAGKWLTGSFNLSSHFTLYLHSDAVLLASQDIDSWPVVDPLPSYGHGRDAAGGRYISLIFGSNLTDVVITGENGTIDGQGELWWQQFHRKKLKYTRPYLIEIMHSDNIQISNLTLVNSPSWNVHPVYSSNIIIQGITILAPITSPNTDGINPDSCTNTRIEDTYIVSGDDCIAVKSGWDEYGISYGMPTKQLLIRRLTCVSPYSAAIALGSEMSGGIEDVRAQDITALHTESGVRIKTAVGRGGYVKNIYVKGMSLHTMKWVFWMTGNYGSHADNHYDPNALPKITGINYRDVVAENASMAARLEGISGDPFTGICISNVTIGMALKAKKYPWTCIEVEGISSGVVPPPCNLLPDQGEERQGMCDFPSDTLAIDTVELQKCSYSMRYLS, from the exons ATGAACTACTTGGAGAGAAGCTCCTTTTCCGGCCTTAAA ATTCTTGCACTGGTCCTTGGTGTTCTGCACGGAGTTGGAAGCAGAAAGGCAAGAATTCTGGAGTCATTTGAGTATTCAGCCATCAGTTGCAGGAGTCACAGTGCATCAATAGAAGAATTTGGTGGGGTTGGAGATGGAGTTACACTGAACACAAATGCATTTCAAGAAGCAGTTAAACAGCTAAGCACATTTGGTTCAGATGGTGGGGCTCAGCTCTTTGTTCCTGCGGGTAAATGGTTAACCGGAAGCTTCAATCTTTCAAGTCATTTCACTCTATATCTCCATAGTGATGCAGTTCTTCTAGCCTCTCAG GATATAGATTCCTGGCCTGTTGTTGATCCCTTACCATCCTACGGTCATGGAAGAGATGCAGCCGGGGGCCGATACATCAGTCTCATCTTTGGGTCAAACCTCACTGATGTTGTGATCACAG GTGAAAATGGTACTATTGATGGTCAAGGTGAACTATGGTGGCAACAGTTTCACAGGAAAAAGCTAAAATACACAAGACCTTACCTTATTGAAATTATGCATTCAGACAACATCCAAATTTCCAATCTAACACTAGTGAATTCTCCATCGTGGAATGTTCACCCCGTTTACAGCAG CAATATAATTATTCAAGGCATCACAATCCTAGCTCCAATAACATCTCCGAACACAGATGGGATAAATCCAG ATTCTTGCACAAACACGAGAATTGAAGACACCTACATCGTCTCCGGAGATGATTGCATTGCAGTAAAAAGTGGGTGGGATGAATACGGTATAAGCTACGGGATGCCTACAAAACAACTACTAATTAGACGCCTCACCTGTGTTTCACCTTACAGTGCCGCCATAGCCTTAGGGAGTGAAATGTCAGGTGGGATTGAAGATGTGAGAGCTCAAGACATAACAGCCCTTCACACAGAATCGGGTGTCAGAATCAAGACAGCAGTAGGCAGAGGTGGCTATGTAAAAAACATATACGTGAAAGGCATGAGTTTACATACCATGAAATGGGTATTCTGGATGACCGGAAACTACGGCTCTCATGCTGACAACCATTATGATCCAAACGCGCTACCAAAGATAACTGGGATCAACTACCGGGATGTGGTGGCTGAAAACGCATCGATGGCAGCAAGACTGGAGGGAATCTCGGGTGATCCATTCACCGGGATCTGCATTTCTAATGTGACTATAGGGATGGCACTGAAGGCTAAGAAGTATCCATGGACTTGCATCGAGGTGGAGGGGATTTCGAGTGGGGTGGTGCCACCACCGTGTAATCTGCTGCCTGATCAGGGTGAAGAGAGACAAGGAATGTGCGACTTTCCTTCAGACACTTTAGCTATTGATACTGTAGAGCTACAGAAATGTTCCTACAGTATGAGATACCTGTCATAG